A region of Dehalococcoidia bacterium DNA encodes the following proteins:
- a CDS encoding heavy metal-binding domain-containing protein has protein sequence MSMLITTTATLQGRLVLRYLGLVCGEATLALRRRRRGASALEDPERLAWVCEQEVQCARDAAIAGMRVQAEQLGANAIVAVDLDFERLDRGLLLICASGTAVLYEEATAVVVDAATQPGALSAWRALHLPSPPAVVQRRAIPLAPAGGRDSSYCRRRPPSVRQERADANPG, from the coding sequence ATGTCTATGCTGATCACCACGACCGCGACGCTGCAGGGCCGCCTGGTGCTGCGCTATCTCGGCCTGGTCTGCGGCGAAGCGACGCTCGCGCTGCGCCGCCGGCGGCGCGGCGCGAGCGCCCTGGAGGATCCCGAGCGACTCGCCTGGGTCTGCGAACAGGAGGTGCAATGCGCCAGAGACGCCGCGATCGCGGGCATGCGCGTCCAGGCCGAACAGCTCGGTGCCAACGCGATCGTCGCGGTCGATCTCGATTTTGAGCGCCTCGACCGGGGGCTGCTGCTGATCTGCGCCAGCGGCACTGCCGTGCTCTACGAGGAGGCGACTGCCGTGGTGGTGGACGCCGCCACGCAACCGGGGGCACTGAGCGCCTGGCGGGCGTTGCACTTGCCGTCCCCGCCGGCGGTGGTGCAGCGGCGAGCCATACCCCTGGCGCCGGCCGGCGGGCGGGACTCGTCGTATTGCCGCCGACGGCCACCTTCCGTACGCCAGGAGCGGGCGGATGCAAACCCCGGCTGA
- a CDS encoding site-2 protease family protein yields MQNHHLSPPRGTPSPARVGAFRLGHLFGVEILAHWSWPIVIALLTWSLQAGFLPAAYPEWTAQQRWAVGLLTSLLLFGSVLAHELAHALVARRRGYSAERIVLYLFGGGTELADEPRRPRDEFWIAAAGPLTSVAAVAACAGLWLFGRALDLQPLYPLAGYLALMNATLAAFNLLPGLPLDGGRMLRALLWGGRRTRLQATHTASIGGRIIAALLLGLGILRVLGGDVGGLWVALIGWFLWEAAQTSYRRLLIESALGAVPVSALIDRGVPRLPPDLTMRRFVDEYVLGRQVQAVFVAPTEDADVLGLITLSDLRRVPAEQWSEVSLYRAMTPRDRLITATPSTAALTALETMAAHQVQQLPVFQGRSALGLITLSTLARAIQLRQTLPPGQQTG; encoded by the coding sequence ATGCAGAACCACCACCTTTCACCACCCCGCGGTACACCATCGCCGGCCCGTGTGGGCGCGTTCCGGCTCGGCCACCTGTTCGGCGTCGAGATCCTGGCGCACTGGAGCTGGCCGATCGTCATTGCCCTGCTCACCTGGTCGCTGCAGGCGGGCTTCCTGCCCGCGGCCTACCCCGAGTGGACGGCGCAGCAGCGCTGGGCGGTAGGCTTGCTCACCAGCCTGTTGCTGTTTGGCTCGGTGCTCGCGCACGAGCTGGCGCACGCGCTGGTCGCCCGGCGGCGCGGTTATTCCGCCGAGCGGATCGTGCTCTACCTGTTCGGCGGCGGCACGGAGCTGGCCGACGAGCCGCGGCGGCCGCGGGACGAGTTCTGGATCGCGGCCGCCGGCCCGCTGACAAGCGTCGCCGCCGTTGCGGCCTGCGCCGGGCTGTGGCTGTTCGGCCGCGCCCTCGACCTGCAGCCGCTCTACCCGCTTGCCGGCTACCTGGCGCTGATGAACGCCACCCTGGCCGCCTTCAACCTGCTGCCCGGTCTGCCACTCGACGGCGGCCGCATGCTGCGGGCGCTGCTCTGGGGCGGGCGCCGCACCCGGTTGCAGGCTACGCACACGGCCAGCATCGGCGGCCGCATCATCGCCGCACTGCTGCTCGGCCTGGGCATTCTGCGGGTGCTGGGCGGCGACGTGGGCGGCCTCTGGGTCGCGCTGATCGGCTGGTTCCTCTGGGAGGCGGCGCAGACGAGCTACCGGCGCCTGCTGATCGAGAGCGCGCTGGGCGCCGTGCCCGTCTCCGCGCTGATCGATCGCGGCGTGCCGCGTCTGCCGCCCGACCTCACCATGCGGCGCTTCGTCGACGAGTACGTGCTCGGCCGGCAGGTGCAGGCGGTGTTCGTGGCGCCAACGGAGGACGCCGACGTGCTGGGCCTGATCACGCTCTCCGACCTGCGCCGCGTGCCGGCGGAGCAGTGGTCCGAGGTCTCCCTCTACCGGGCTATGACGCCGCGCGACCGGCTGATCACGGCCACGCCCAGCACGGCGGCGCTGACGGCGCTGGAGACGATGGCGGCGCATCAGGTGCAGCAGTTGCCGGTCTTCCAGGGCCGGTCCGCGCTGGGGCTGATCACGCTCTCGACCCTGGCGCGAGCTATTCAGCTACGGCAAACGCTGCCGCCGGGGCAGCAGACGGGATAG
- a CDS encoding inositol-3-phosphate synthase, translated as MALATDIRPAGGRLGILTPGMGAVATTTYAGILAVRQGRAKPIGSLTQMGRIRLGKRTEHRNPLIKEFVPLAGLDSLVFGGWDPFPDNAFEAACKAGVLSAADLLPLRDELDAIRPMPAVFDRAYVRNLDGSNVKHGETKMDLAQQIMEDMQRFKAEQHCDRLVVVWCASTEIFAEPTEVHQSVAAFERGLRNSDPNIAPSQIYAYAALSLGIPFANGAPNLTVDTPAMIELAQRNGVPICGKDFKTGQTLMKTILAPGFKARMLGVQGWFSTNILGNRDGEVLDDPDSFKTKEVSKLGVLETILQPDQYPELYGDLYHKVRINYYPPRGDNKEGWDNIDIVGWLGYPMQIKVDFLCRDSILAAPIVLDLALFMDLASRAGQHGIQEWLSFYFKSPQAAAELYPEHDLFIQQTKLKNTLRHWLGEEPITHLGTEYYEED; from the coding sequence ATGGCGCTAGCCACCGATATTCGCCCCGCCGGCGGCCGCCTCGGGATTCTCACGCCGGGCATGGGCGCCGTCGCCACAACGACCTACGCCGGCATCCTCGCCGTGCGCCAGGGCCGCGCGAAGCCGATCGGCTCGCTCACGCAGATGGGCCGCATCCGCCTGGGCAAGCGCACCGAGCACCGCAACCCGCTGATCAAGGAGTTCGTGCCGCTGGCTGGACTCGACAGCCTCGTCTTCGGCGGCTGGGATCCGTTCCCCGACAACGCCTTCGAGGCCGCCTGCAAGGCCGGCGTCCTTTCCGCCGCCGACCTGCTGCCGCTGCGCGACGAGCTGGACGCAATCCGGCCGATGCCCGCCGTCTTCGACCGCGCCTACGTGCGCAACCTGGACGGCAGCAACGTTAAGCACGGCGAGACGAAGATGGACCTTGCCCAGCAGATCATGGAGGACATGCAGCGCTTCAAGGCGGAGCAGCACTGCGACCGGCTGGTCGTCGTCTGGTGCGCGAGCACGGAGATCTTCGCCGAGCCGACCGAGGTTCACCAGAGCGTCGCGGCCTTCGAGCGCGGCCTGCGCAACAGCGACCCCAACATTGCGCCCAGCCAGATCTACGCCTACGCCGCGCTCTCGCTCGGCATCCCCTTCGCCAACGGCGCTCCCAACCTGACCGTGGACACGCCGGCGATGATCGAGCTGGCGCAGCGCAACGGCGTGCCGATCTGCGGCAAGGATTTCAAGACCGGCCAGACGCTGATGAAGACGATCCTGGCGCCCGGCTTCAAGGCGCGCATGCTCGGCGTGCAGGGCTGGTTCAGTACCAATATCCTCGGCAATCGAGACGGCGAGGTGCTGGACGACCCGGACAGTTTTAAGACCAAAGAGGTCAGCAAGCTCGGCGTGCTGGAGACGATCCTGCAGCCCGACCAGTATCCGGAGCTGTACGGCGACCTCTATCACAAGGTCCGGATCAACTACTATCCGCCGCGCGGCGACAACAAAGAGGGCTGGGACAACATCGACATCGTGGGCTGGCTCGGCTACCCGATGCAGATTAAAGTCGATTTCCTCTGCCGCGACAGCATTCTGGCCGCACCGATCGTGCTCGACCTGGCGCTGTTCATGGACCTGGCCAGCCGCGCCGGCCAGCACGGCATTCAAGAATGGCTGAGCTTCTACTTCAAGAGCCCGCAGGCCGCGGCCGAGCTGTATCCGGAGCACGACTTGTTCATCCAGCAGACGAAGCTGAAGAACACGCTGCGCCACTGGCTGGGCGAGGAGCCGATCACCCACCTGGGCACGGAGTACTACGAGGAGGACTGA
- a CDS encoding TerC family protein, whose amino-acid sequence MIGEILPWLLFLAFVLGMLALDLGVVQRRAHAVSRREALAWSGVWIGLAALFNLGVFSVRGTDDGIAWTAGYLIEKSLSVDNVFLFLLIFSAFAVPAAHQHRVLFWGVIGALAMRAVLIIAGGALLAQFHAIIYVFGAVLVVSGLRFLRGEQQAPSLEQNRLIRLVRRVLPATSEYDGQRFFTRRGGALAMTPLFLVLLLVENADLVFAVDSIPAIYGVTDDPFLVFTSNVFAVLGLRSLYFVLAGYLGGLRYLRPALAAVLLFVGAKMLLSGIVTLSAPLSLAVIVAILAIAVAASLLRRPPLTAAAPVARPEPLR is encoded by the coding sequence GTGATCGGCGAAATTCTTCCCTGGCTCCTGTTTCTCGCCTTCGTGCTCGGCATGCTCGCCCTCGACCTGGGCGTCGTCCAGCGACGGGCGCACGCCGTCTCGCGGCGGGAGGCGCTCGCCTGGAGCGGCGTCTGGATCGGGCTGGCGGCACTGTTCAATCTTGGCGTCTTCAGCGTGCGCGGCACAGACGACGGCATCGCCTGGACGGCCGGCTACCTCATCGAGAAGAGCCTGAGCGTGGACAACGTCTTCCTGTTCCTGCTCATCTTCTCGGCCTTCGCCGTGCCGGCGGCCCACCAGCACCGCGTGCTCTTCTGGGGCGTGATCGGCGCCTTGGCGATGCGCGCCGTGCTGATCATCGCCGGCGGCGCCCTGCTCGCGCAGTTCCACGCGATCATCTACGTCTTCGGCGCCGTGCTGGTCGTCAGCGGCCTGCGCTTCCTGCGGGGAGAGCAGCAGGCGCCGTCGCTGGAGCAGAACCGGCTGATCCGGCTGGTGCGCCGGGTGCTTCCCGCCACCAGCGAGTACGACGGCCAGCGCTTCTTCACCCGGCGCGGCGGCGCTCTGGCGATGACGCCGCTCTTCCTCGTGCTGCTGCTGGTGGAGAACGCCGACCTCGTCTTCGCCGTGGACTCGATCCCCGCGATCTACGGCGTCACCGACGATCCGTTTCTGGTCTTCACCTCGAACGTGTTCGCGGTGCTCGGCCTGCGCTCGCTCTACTTCGTGCTGGCGGGCTATCTCGGCGGGCTGCGCTACCTGCGGCCGGCGCTGGCGGCGGTGCTGCTGTTCGTCGGCGCGAAGATGCTGCTCAGCGGCATCGTGACGCTCTCCGCACCGCTGAGCCTGGCGGTGATCGTCGCCATCCTCGCGATCGCGGTCGCAGCCTCGCTGCTGCGGCGCCCGCCCCTGACGGCCGCCGCTCCTGTTGCCCGGCCCGAACCGCTGCGCTGA
- a CDS encoding alpha/beta family hydrolase, with protein MSGHTGRNAQPRPIVVQAGDAQLVGDLTLPEQAKALIAFAHGSGSSHRSPRNRQVAAALNVVGFATLLFDLLTPAEADVDERSAAHRFDIPLLGQRMIGAVDWLGRTAETRALPIGLFGASTGAAAALLAAAARPKAVGAVVSRGGRPDLAGAALTRVQAPVLLIVGGDDRAVIELNRQALARLSAEAVLELVPGATHLFEEPGALAQVVRLASTWFARHLGATAAPATGS; from the coding sequence GTGAGCGGGCATACAGGGCGGAATGCGCAGCCGCGCCCAATCGTCGTGCAGGCCGGCGACGCACAGCTGGTAGGCGATCTGACACTGCCGGAGCAGGCGAAGGCGCTCATCGCCTTCGCCCATGGCAGCGGCAGCAGCCACCGCAGCCCGCGCAACCGGCAGGTGGCGGCGGCCCTGAACGTCGTCGGCTTCGCCACGCTGCTCTTCGATCTGCTCACGCCGGCTGAGGCGGACGTCGACGAACGCAGCGCGGCACACCGCTTCGATATTCCCCTGCTTGGCCAGCGCATGATCGGTGCTGTCGATTGGCTTGGCCGCACCGCGGAGACGCGGGCGCTGCCGATCGGGCTGTTCGGCGCCAGCACGGGCGCCGCGGCGGCGCTGCTGGCCGCCGCTGCCCGGCCGAAAGCCGTCGGCGCGGTCGTCTCACGCGGCGGGCGGCCGGACCTGGCCGGCGCTGCCCTGACACGGGTGCAGGCGCCGGTGCTGCTGATCGTCGGCGGCGATGACCGCGCGGTGATCGAGCTGAACCGGCAGGCGCTGGCCCGCCTGAGCGCCGAGGCCGTGCTGGAGCTGGTGCCCGGCGCCACGCACCTCTTCGAAGAGCCCGGCGCCCTCGCCCAGGTCGTGCGGCTGGCGTCGACCTGGTTTGCCCGCCATCTCGGCGCGACGGCGGCGCCCGCAACGGGTTCCTGA
- a CDS encoding DUF3995 domain-containing protein, which translates to MLTTAISSKRSPSLAWAGYAAFAWAMLFAALSFYWAAGGAAGVETNAPAITRLVLARDPVWIAILWATGALKVLAGLLALALVQRWGRVLPRRLLLAAGWAAFAIMALYEGAASLVQHALMVSGAISTPAGLGETSARWHLFLWDPWWLLGGVLFGLAAWRRQQRD; encoded by the coding sequence ATGTTAACCACGGCGATTTCCAGCAAGCGTTCGCCCTCGCTGGCCTGGGCGGGGTACGCGGCCTTCGCCTGGGCCATGCTTTTCGCTGCGCTGAGCTTTTACTGGGCGGCTGGCGGCGCCGCGGGTGTGGAGACGAACGCACCCGCGATCACGCGGCTGGTGCTGGCACGCGACCCGGTCTGGATCGCGATCCTCTGGGCCACCGGCGCGCTGAAGGTGCTCGCGGGGCTGCTGGCGCTGGCGCTGGTGCAGCGCTGGGGCCGCGTGCTGCCGCGCCGGCTGCTGCTCGCCGCCGGCTGGGCCGCGTTTGCGATCATGGCGCTGTATGAAGGCGCTGCCAGCCTGGTGCAGCACGCGCTGATGGTGTCCGGCGCCATCTCCACGCCGGCGGGGCTGGGCGAAACCTCGGCCCGCTGGCACCTCTTCCTCTGGGACCCATGGTGGCTGCTCGGCGGCGTGCTCTTCGGTCTCGCCGCCTGGCGCCGGCAACAGCGCGATTGA
- a CDS encoding HPP family protein — protein sequence MNDPPASEPGAPRRRRIHWPPGVPDAVFAPLSAAGLMLIVGALGTVAQQPWLFPSLGPTAFLQAEYPAHRTARLYHVIAGHGVGLAAGLIAVWLVGASSSSSVLVVHHLTAARTWAAVIAVALTIAGSLLLRASHPPAVSTSMLLALGSFRPTWHDALTIAVGVLVVALTGELLRRARLGNAPGATPRDPPNPNSRDALV from the coding sequence GTGAACGATCCGCCCGCGTCCGAGCCCGGTGCGCCTCGGCGACGGCGCATCCACTGGCCGCCCGGCGTGCCCGACGCGGTCTTCGCCCCGCTCTCCGCCGCCGGGTTGATGCTGATCGTCGGGGCGCTGGGCACGGTGGCGCAGCAGCCGTGGCTCTTTCCCAGCCTCGGCCCCACCGCGTTCTTGCAGGCCGAGTATCCCGCGCACCGTACGGCGCGCCTCTATCATGTGATCGCGGGGCACGGCGTCGGGTTGGCGGCCGGGCTAATCGCCGTCTGGCTGGTGGGAGCAAGCAGCAGTTCCTCGGTGCTCGTCGTACACCACCTGACCGCCGCGCGCACCTGGGCCGCCGTGATCGCCGTGGCGCTGACGATCGCCGGCTCGCTGCTGCTGCGCGCCTCGCACCCGCCGGCCGTTTCCACCAGCATGCTGCTGGCGCTGGGCAGTTTCCGGCCTACCTGGCACGACGCACTGACGATCGCCGTCGGTGTGCTCGTCGTGGCGCTTACGGGCGAGCTGCTGCGCCGCGCCCGGCTGGGCAACGCTCCCGGCGCGACGCCCCGCGACCCGCCCAACCCCAATTCCCGCGACGCCCTGGTCTGA